A section of the Amycolatopsis sp. AA4 genome encodes:
- a CDS encoding DNA polymerase IV: MSRWVVHLDLDAFYASAEQLTRPTLRGRAVVVGGTGHRGVVAGASYESREYGVRSAMPMSQARRLLPAGGVVLPPRFRLYEMLSKQVFDVVSEVAPVLERISLDEAFAEPPALAGASVEQVTEWAEKLRTRIREETGLTASIGAGTGKQVAKIGSDRAKPDGLLVVPPGTEREFLAPLPVRALWGIGPVAEAKLRTIGVLTLGELAALPEPDAVSTLGGVVGRDLRRLASGFDDRPVAERGEAKQVSAETTFDVDVVDLARLRAEVRKIAAGAHARLVKAGRVARTVVIKLRHTDMSTVTRSETTASPTDDLEQLAATAERLLLDPQEFGGVRLAGVAFSGLSVPHQDALFSLTVPVATEEPVVTSAPSPGGSAPVSSSGWRPGDDVVHAEFGTGWVQGAGHGRVTVRFETRTSGPGVARTFDQTDPALTRGEPSDCLA; encoded by the coding sequence ATGTCTCGCTGGGTCGTGCACCTGGACCTCGACGCGTTCTACGCCTCCGCCGAGCAGCTCACCCGGCCGACGCTGCGCGGGCGCGCGGTCGTGGTCGGCGGAACCGGACACCGCGGCGTCGTCGCCGGGGCGAGCTACGAATCCCGCGAGTACGGCGTGCGTTCCGCGATGCCGATGTCGCAGGCTCGACGGCTCCTTCCGGCTGGTGGCGTCGTGCTGCCGCCGCGGTTCCGGTTGTACGAAATGCTGAGCAAGCAGGTTTTCGACGTCGTCAGCGAGGTCGCGCCGGTGCTGGAACGGATTTCCCTCGACGAGGCGTTCGCCGAACCGCCCGCGCTGGCCGGTGCTTCGGTCGAGCAGGTGACCGAGTGGGCCGAGAAACTGCGGACGCGGATCCGGGAAGAGACCGGGCTGACCGCGTCGATCGGGGCGGGGACAGGCAAGCAGGTCGCGAAAATCGGTTCGGACCGCGCGAAGCCGGACGGTCTGCTCGTCGTGCCGCCGGGGACCGAACGCGAGTTTCTGGCCCCGCTGCCGGTGCGCGCGTTGTGGGGGATTGGGCCGGTGGCGGAAGCGAAGTTGCGCACGATCGGCGTGCTTACCTTGGGCGAGCTGGCGGCGTTGCCCGAGCCGGACGCGGTGTCGACGCTCGGCGGCGTGGTCGGCCGCGACTTGCGACGGCTGGCGAGCGGATTCGACGACCGTCCGGTCGCGGAGCGCGGCGAGGCCAAACAGGTGAGTGCGGAGACGACCTTTGACGTCGACGTGGTCGATCTCGCCCGATTGCGGGCCGAGGTAAGGAAAATCGCGGCTGGCGCGCACGCTCGCCTGGTGAAGGCGGGTCGCGTCGCGCGCACTGTCGTGATCAAGCTGCGGCATACCGACATGAGCACGGTGACCCGCTCCGAGACCACCGCGTCGCCCACCGATGACCTCGAACAGCTTGCGGCTACCGCGGAACGGCTCCTGCTCGACCCGCAGGAGTTCGGCGGAGTGCGGCTCGCGGGCGTGGCGTTCAGCGGGCTTTCGGTGCCGCATCAGGACGCGTTGTTCAGCTTGACCGTGCCTGTGGCGACGGAGGAGCCGGTGGTCACTTCGGCGCCGTCGCCGGGCGGGAGCGCGCCCGTGTCGTCATCGGGGTGGCGGCCAGGCGACGACGTGGTGCACGCCGAGTTCGGCACGGGCTGGGTGCAGGGCGCGGGGCACGGCCGGGTGACCGTGCGGTTCGAGACGCGCACGTCCGGTCCCGGCGTCGCGCGGACGTTCGACCAGACCGATCCGGCGTTGACGCGCGGAGAACCCTCCGACTGCCTAGCCTGA
- a CDS encoding CapA family protein, producing the protein MIMTNTRRAAALAGVALMLAACGSEAAPHRSSAGPSSSSSAAASPDSFTVVATGDVLIHPRLTDQAEADGGGKIDYRQLFAGVKPLVSGADLGICHLETPLAPEGGPYSGYPSFSAPPEIADALKDTGYDTCSTASNHTLDQGAAGVQRTLDKLDRTGIKHTGSARSAEEAGKPLILDVHGVKVAQLSYSFGFNGIKRPAGKPWLANEIDPGEILSAAREAKAAGAEVVIASLHWGVEYQHDVTADQKQLAQKLTASPDLDLIVGHHAHVVQPFQKVGGKWVAFGLGNEVARHDEPRGSTEEGVAARFRFSRAGGKWTVDKAEYVPTLIDLGPPIRLRDLTAAPPSERGKEALANTDQVVLSQGAGDEGLSRPGR; encoded by the coding sequence ATGATCATGACGAACACGCGCCGCGCCGCCGCCCTCGCCGGGGTCGCGCTGATGCTGGCGGCGTGTGGGAGCGAAGCCGCCCCGCACCGGTCCTCGGCCGGACCGTCGTCGTCTTCCTCGGCGGCCGCTTCGCCGGATTCGTTCACCGTCGTGGCGACCGGGGACGTGCTGATCCACCCGCGGCTCACCGACCAGGCCGAGGCGGACGGAGGCGGGAAAATCGACTACCGGCAGCTGTTCGCCGGGGTCAAACCGCTCGTGTCCGGCGCGGATCTGGGGATCTGCCATCTCGAAACGCCGCTCGCGCCGGAAGGCGGGCCGTACAGCGGATATCCGTCGTTCAGCGCGCCGCCGGAAATCGCGGACGCGTTGAAGGACACCGGATACGACACCTGTTCCACCGCGTCGAACCACACGCTCGACCAGGGCGCGGCGGGGGTGCAGCGGACGCTCGACAAACTCGACCGGACCGGGATCAAGCACACCGGTTCCGCGCGTTCGGCCGAGGAGGCGGGGAAACCGCTGATCCTGGACGTGCACGGGGTCAAGGTCGCGCAGCTGTCGTATTCGTTCGGGTTCAACGGGATCAAACGGCCGGCCGGGAAACCGTGGCTGGCCAACGAAATCGACCCCGGCGAGATCCTCTCCGCGGCGCGGGAGGCGAAGGCGGCCGGGGCGGAGGTCGTGATCGCGAGCCTGCACTGGGGAGTCGAGTACCAGCACGACGTGACCGCTGACCAGAAGCAGTTGGCGCAGAAGCTGACGGCGTCGCCGGATCTCGATCTGATCGTCGGGCATCACGCGCATGTGGTGCAGCCGTTCCAGAAGGTCGGCGGCAAGTGGGTGGCGTTCGGGCTCGGCAACGAGGTCGCGCGGCACGACGAACCTCGCGGGTCCACCGAGGAGGGCGTCGCGGCTCGGTTCCGGTTCAGCCGGGCCGGCGGGAAATGGACAGTGGACAAGGCGGAGTACGTGCCCACGTTGATCGACCTCGGGCCGCCGATCCGGTTGCGGGACCTCACGGCCGCACCGCCGAGCGAGCGCGGGAAGGAAGCGCTCGCGAACACCGATCAGGTGGTGCTTTCCCAGGGGGCGGGGGACGAAGGGCTGAGCCGGCCGGGGCGGTGA
- a CDS encoding IS110 family transposase: MTLFCGIDWAESHHDVAIIDDTATVIAKARIGDDATGFARLLDLLAEAGDTADAQIPVGIETDHGLLVAALRSTGRTIYAINPLSASRYRARHQVSGAKSDAADAALLANIVRTDAAAHRPLPADTELAQAVRVLARAQQDAVWARQQLGNQLRSLLKEFYPAALEAFAGQPEGGLARRDARTVLAAAPTPALAATLTRARLRTLLTKAGRRRNVDADVDRLHGVFRSERLRQPPIVENAMGIQFSALLSQFEAACAASDSLAEAARTHFEQHPDATIITSFPGLGLLAGARVLAEIGDDRTRFTDPRGLKAYAGSAPITRASGRKTVVSHRHIKNRRLAAVGPVWALASLRASPGARRHFDTRRAAGDWNHQAQRHLFNKFLGQLHHCLQTDRLYDEHQAFPPPPAHTA; the protein is encoded by the coding sequence CGACGACGCCACCGGGTTCGCCCGGCTGCTCGACCTGCTCGCCGAGGCCGGAGACACCGCCGACGCGCAGATCCCGGTCGGCATCGAAACCGACCACGGGCTGCTCGTCGCCGCGCTGCGCTCCACCGGCCGCACCATTTACGCGATCAACCCCCTCTCGGCATCGCGCTACCGGGCCCGGCACCAGGTGTCGGGCGCGAAGTCCGACGCCGCGGACGCCGCGCTGCTGGCCAACATCGTGCGCACCGACGCGGCCGCGCACCGACCGCTGCCGGCCGACACCGAACTGGCCCAAGCGGTGCGGGTGCTGGCACGAGCGCAACAGGACGCGGTCTGGGCCCGCCAGCAGCTGGGCAACCAGCTCCGGTCGCTGCTCAAGGAGTTCTACCCCGCGGCGCTGGAAGCGTTCGCCGGACAGCCCGAGGGCGGCCTGGCCCGCCGCGACGCCCGCACCGTCCTCGCCGCCGCCCCGACACCCGCGCTCGCAGCGACACTGACCCGCGCCCGGCTGCGGACACTGCTGACCAAGGCCGGACGCCGCCGCAACGTCGATGCCGACGTCGACCGCCTCCACGGCGTGTTCCGGTCCGAGCGGCTGCGGCAACCGCCGATCGTGGAGAACGCGATGGGCATCCAGTTTTCGGCTCTGCTGAGCCAATTCGAGGCCGCCTGCGCCGCCTCCGACAGTCTGGCGGAGGCGGCACGGACACATTTTGAACAGCACCCGGACGCCACGATCATCACCAGCTTCCCCGGCCTCGGACTGCTGGCCGGCGCCCGGGTGCTCGCCGAAATCGGAGACGACCGCACCCGCTTCACCGATCCCCGCGGACTGAAGGCCTACGCCGGATCCGCACCGATCACCCGCGCCAGCGGCCGAAAAACCGTGGTCTCGCACCGCCACATCAAAAACCGCCGCCTCGCCGCAGTCGGACCCGTCTGGGCGCTCGCCTCGCTGCGAGCCAGCCCCGGCGCACGACGCCACTTCGACACCCGCCGCGCCGCCGGAGACTGGAACCACCAAGCCCAACGCCACCTGTTCAACAAATTCCTCGGACAACTCCACCACTGCCTGCAGACGGACCGCCTCTACGACGAACACCAAGCCTTCCCACCTCCTCCAGCCCACACGGCTTGA
- a CDS encoding family 2 encapsulin nanocompartment cargo protein polyprenyl transferase — translation MTTVDARTGARSVAEVLDWSRSRWEPAMRAAVDRLPVSMRRIAGYHLGWWDETGTATTTSGGKALRPALVLLCAEACGGDPEDAVPAAVAVELAHNFSLLHDDVMDGDRTRRHRPTAWTVFGTGQAVLAGDSLLALAFDVLSADGPAAARLLSTAVLDLLHGQHEDLAFEQRTDVEVAECVRMAQGKTAALLSAACTLGVLVVGGRGEHVERFGRFGRSLGLAFQHVDDLLGIWGDPAVTGKPVYSDLRSRKKSLPVVAALASGTSAGQELAMLYRQPLADDCLAKAAALVDEAGGRSWSHAQADELLTDALTALTAANPAPRATAELTAIAELITRRDH, via the coding sequence ATGACGACCGTGGACGCCCGCACCGGGGCCCGCTCCGTGGCCGAGGTGCTGGACTGGAGCCGGAGCAGGTGGGAACCGGCGATGCGCGCGGCGGTCGACCGGCTGCCAGTATCGATGCGCCGGATCGCCGGCTACCACCTCGGCTGGTGGGACGAAACCGGAACGGCGACGACCACGTCCGGCGGCAAAGCCCTGCGCCCCGCGCTGGTCCTGCTGTGCGCGGAGGCGTGCGGCGGAGACCCGGAAGACGCCGTTCCCGCGGCGGTGGCCGTCGAACTGGCACACAACTTCTCGCTGCTGCACGACGACGTGATGGACGGCGACCGCACCCGGCGGCACCGCCCCACCGCGTGGACCGTGTTCGGCACCGGCCAAGCGGTGCTGGCCGGGGATTCCCTGCTGGCGCTGGCCTTCGACGTCCTGTCCGCGGACGGCCCGGCCGCCGCCCGCCTGCTGAGCACCGCGGTGCTGGACCTGCTGCACGGTCAGCACGAGGACCTGGCGTTCGAGCAACGGACCGACGTCGAAGTGGCGGAATGCGTCCGAATGGCCCAAGGCAAAACAGCGGCCCTGCTGAGCGCGGCGTGCACGCTGGGCGTGCTGGTCGTCGGAGGCCGCGGCGAGCACGTCGAACGTTTCGGCCGCTTCGGCCGCTCGCTGGGCCTGGCCTTCCAGCACGTCGACGACCTCCTCGGCATCTGGGGCGACCCGGCGGTCACCGGCAAGCCGGTCTACTCGGACCTGCGCAGCCGCAAGAAATCCCTCCCCGTCGTCGCGGCGCTCGCCTCCGGCACCTCAGCCGGCCAGGAACTGGCGATGCTGTACCGGCAGCCCCTCGCGGACGACTGCCTCGCCAAGGCCGCGGCGCTGGTCGACGAAGCCGGCGGCCGGTCGTGGAGCCACGCCCAGGCCGACGAACTGCTCACCGACGCGCTGACTGCCCTGACCGCGGCCAACCCCGCCCCGCGCGCGACGGCCGAACTGACCGCGATCGCCGAACTCATCACCCGCCGGGACCACTGA
- a CDS encoding transcriptional regulator, whose product MTELPELDPVIHAQARLRVTVALAGLRPADQITFPRLQQLLEMTAGNLSTHLRKLEDAEYVEITKAYEHRTPVTLVRLTSKGRAAFETYTKALQRLLDAGT is encoded by the coding sequence CCCGTCATCCACGCCCAGGCGCGCCTGCGCGTCACGGTCGCGCTCGCCGGGCTGCGTCCGGCCGACCAGATCACGTTCCCGCGGCTGCAGCAGCTGCTGGAGATGACCGCGGGCAACCTCTCGACCCATCTGCGCAAGCTCGAGGACGCCGAGTACGTCGAGATCACCAAGGCTTACGAACACCGCACGCCGGTCACGCTGGTGCGGCTCACCAGCAAGGGCCGCGCCGCGTTCGAGACTTACACCAAGGCGTTGCAACGGCTCCTGGACGCCGGGACCTGA